Proteins encoded by one window of Roseibium sp. Sym1:
- a CDS encoding bifunctional diguanylate cyclase/phosphodiesterase — protein MYNSSKNSGRRIANAIIIPMVVVVTTSVISIFGLMHWSARLSDETAVQSQHKLIAGALQLTKNYLVKLQSGVVIWDEAYHRINGSEPDQGWIYDNVMHWLFQNHGFTKSILIDRDFELVSIYAQNHTSKWMTPDLFDALRPSVAKVRARYITSFKRTPSGLFSYIPKSSDARRSIAETGIVALDGEPFLFSAAAVIPQIQSISRDRFPPSVLVSMVPLRGEKLKDISEMSRLDGFVLASMQNERPGVGRFQLRSPLGADVGIIAWQTTAPGTQMMQRINPFLALAAFMIAAVVIVVTLFTRQMTRRLARSESKAVHAAHHDALSGLPNRSRFHALLTDILDESSENGSNTAVVYIDLDHFKDINDTLGHSAGDKVIVAVAQRLRRVIPETGIVARISGDEFAMVIKDCEDDVWLEYILDQVQDEIGRPIMIGRRELFASLSMGAAVAPRDGNDPDELLRKADIALYDAKANGRNRRSFFEANMEHHVQSKDKMSRELRMALKNDELDLAYQPQSDTSAKRIVSVEALARWTKEDGTVIAPSQFIPVAEETGLINDLGLWVLNKACAKAHEWPGIVVSVNVSPNQFKHPRFVEKVMAILASNNLPPQRLEIEVTESVFAGRNDSVLQALRRLKNLGVKVALDDFGSGYSSLSYLRRFPFDTLKIDRDFVSDMNGNPEAEAILVSIIQLGKALGMTIVAEGIETIEQIRFLQAHDCHRMQGYFISRPLNEAALTQFLEEFNSDGPGTFGTDLTLQARVAKA, from the coding sequence ATGTACAATTCGTCTAAAAACTCCGGCAGACGGATAGCCAACGCGATCATCATTCCGATGGTCGTGGTTGTCACGACATCTGTAATCAGCATTTTCGGTCTGATGCACTGGTCGGCGCGCCTGTCGGACGAAACCGCTGTCCAGTCCCAGCACAAGCTGATTGCCGGCGCGCTGCAGCTGACGAAGAACTATCTGGTCAAGCTTCAGAGCGGTGTCGTCATCTGGGACGAAGCCTACCACCGCATCAACGGCTCCGAGCCCGACCAGGGCTGGATCTACGACAATGTCATGCACTGGCTGTTCCAGAACCACGGCTTCACAAAGTCGATTCTCATTGATCGCGATTTCGAGCTGGTGTCGATCTACGCCCAGAACCACACCAGCAAGTGGATGACCCCTGACCTGTTCGACGCCCTGCGTCCCTCGGTCGCCAAGGTCCGGGCGCGCTACATCACCTCGTTCAAGCGAACGCCGTCCGGCCTCTTCAGCTACATTCCCAAAAGCAGCGACGCGCGCCGCTCGATTGCCGAAACCGGCATCGTCGCCCTGGATGGTGAACCCTTCCTGTTCAGTGCCGCAGCCGTGATCCCGCAGATCCAGTCGATCTCCAGGGACCGGTTTCCTCCGTCCGTTCTCGTGAGCATGGTGCCTCTGCGCGGGGAAAAGCTGAAGGACATCTCGGAAATGTCGCGGCTGGACGGTTTCGTGCTTGCGAGCATGCAGAACGAACGTCCCGGCGTAGGCCGGTTCCAGCTCAGATCGCCACTGGGTGCGGACGTCGGCATCATCGCCTGGCAGACCACGGCGCCGGGCACACAGATGATGCAGCGGATCAACCCGTTTCTTGCCCTGGCTGCGTTCATGATTGCGGCCGTGGTGATCGTCGTGACCCTCTTCACCCGCCAGATGACCCGGCGCCTGGCCAGAAGTGAATCCAAGGCGGTGCATGCGGCTCACCATGATGCCCTGTCCGGCCTGCCGAACCGGTCGCGGTTTCATGCTCTTCTCACCGATATTCTGGACGAAAGCAGCGAAAACGGATCCAACACGGCAGTTGTCTACATTGACCTCGACCATTTCAAGGACATCAACGACACGCTTGGCCATTCAGCGGGCGACAAGGTCATTGTCGCCGTGGCCCAGCGCCTGCGCCGGGTGATTCCGGAGACCGGCATCGTCGCGCGCATCAGCGGCGACGAATTCGCCATGGTCATCAAGGACTGCGAGGACGATGTCTGGCTGGAATACATCCTCGACCAGGTCCAGGACGAAATCGGCCGCCCCATCATGATCGGGCGCCGCGAATTGTTCGCCAGCCTGTCCATGGGTGCCGCCGTCGCCCCGCGGGACGGCAATGATCCGGACGAGCTGCTGCGCAAGGCGGATATCGCCCTCTATGACGCCAAGGCCAACGGACGCAACCGGCGCTCGTTCTTCGAGGCCAACATGGAACATCACGTCCAGTCCAAGGACAAGATGTCCCGGGAACTCCGGATGGCGCTCAAGAACGACGAGCTGGACCTGGCCTACCAGCCGCAGTCCGACACCAGTGCTAAACGCATTGTCAGCGTGGAAGCGCTTGCCCGCTGGACCAAGGAAGACGGCACCGTCATCGCCCCGTCCCAGTTCATTCCCGTCGCCGAAGAGACCGGCCTGATCAACGATCTGGGCCTGTGGGTGCTGAACAAGGCCTGTGCCAAGGCGCACGAATGGCCGGGCATCGTCGTGTCGGTCAATGTCTCGCCCAACCAGTTCAAGCATCCGCGCTTTGTGGAAAAGGTGATGGCGATCCTGGCGTCCAACAACCTGCCGCCGCAGCGTCTTGAAATCGAGGTCACGGAATCCGTCTTCGCGGGCCGTAACGATTCTGTCCTGCAGGCGCTGCGCCGCCTGAAGAACCTGGGCGTGAAGGTTGCCCTGGACGACTTCGGCTCCGGCTATTCGAGCCTCAGCTATTTGCGCCGCTTCCCGTTCGACACGCTCAAGATCGACCGCGATTTCGTTTCCGACATGAACGGAAACCCGGAGGCGGAAGCCATCCTCGTGTCGATCATCCAACTGGGCAAGGCGCTTGGCATGACCATTGTCGCCGAGGGCATCGAAACCATCGAACAGATCCGCTTCCTGCAGGCCCACGACTGTCACCGGATGCAGGGCTATTTCATCTCCAGGCCCCTGAACGAGGCCGCGCTCACCCAGTTTCTGGAGGAGTTCAATTCCGATGGCCCGGGCACCTTCGGCACCGACCTGACCCTTCAGGCACGGGTGGCCAAGGCCTGA
- a CDS encoding tetratricopeptide repeat protein: protein MMTQKTGAVAKSSRRQLRLKLLALVSVLALVPAAAVAETTAEPENYGTPSGLPFTLSGSYLSGRLAGFQKDYAQAAAFYEETLAADPANTMLLERTFLLKLANGDVDQAVRYAGDLEAAGLQNFLAQLTLGGAKMVEGKYAEADTALSKGRNGPLAQLSIGISRAWALFGNGKIDEALEVIDGLNGPDWFEVFKATHKTHLLFAAGRNQEALEAAENAYAVDQGAIRVVDVYARVLTANGRQKEALEALDRYDEQFRGHPKLDQTRAMIGNGDVIPPMVTDPASGMSEILYGLGAVIGRDGGEELSTSYLQLALYLDPTAEFAAIALGSVFERMEQPDRAIEALVMVPADSVLKREAEIQVGLNYNELDKLDEARAHLEALIEDDPSDLEAVIALGNILRSHEIYDDANKVYTQGIDTLDAFEEKHWPLLYFRGIARERLGEWEQAEADFRKALELNENQPLVLNYLGYSLVDQGLKLDEALEMIKTAVELRPTDGYIVDSLGWVFFRLGRYEEAVKELERAIELRPADPVINDHLGDAYWMVGRRNEARFQWNHARDLGPEEKELPKILKKIADGLQDVPGTDAAKAETGKNGG, encoded by the coding sequence ATGATGACACAAAAGACCGGCGCTGTTGCGAAATCGAGCCGCAGGCAGCTCAGGCTGAAACTCCTTGCGCTGGTCAGCGTGCTTGCCCTTGTTCCGGCCGCGGCCGTCGCGGAGACGACAGCGGAACCGGAAAACTACGGAACGCCGTCCGGCCTGCCTTTCACCCTGTCCGGAAGCTACCTGTCCGGCCGTCTCGCCGGATTTCAGAAGGACTACGCCCAGGCAGCGGCTTTTTATGAGGAAACACTGGCGGCAGACCCGGCCAACACCATGCTGCTCGAGCGGACCTTTCTGCTGAAGCTGGCCAATGGCGATGTCGATCAGGCCGTCCGGTATGCCGGCGACCTCGAGGCCGCCGGTCTGCAAAACTTCCTTGCCCAGCTGACACTCGGCGGCGCCAAGATGGTCGAAGGCAAGTATGCAGAAGCCGACACGGCTCTTTCCAAGGGCCGCAACGGTCCGCTGGCGCAGCTTTCCATCGGCATTTCGCGAGCCTGGGCGCTTTTCGGCAATGGCAAGATCGACGAAGCTCTGGAGGTCATTGACGGCCTCAACGGGCCCGACTGGTTCGAAGTGTTCAAGGCCACGCACAAGACCCACCTGTTGTTTGCCGCCGGCCGCAACCAGGAAGCGCTCGAGGCCGCTGAAAACGCCTACGCGGTCGATCAGGGTGCCATCCGTGTTGTGGATGTCTATGCCCGCGTCCTGACTGCCAACGGCCGGCAGAAGGAAGCCCTGGAAGCCCTGGACCGTTACGACGAACAATTCCGGGGACATCCCAAGCTCGATCAGACCCGTGCCATGATCGGCAATGGCGATGTAATTCCGCCGATGGTGACCGACCCGGCGTCCGGCATGTCGGAAATTCTGTATGGTCTCGGAGCCGTGATCGGACGGGACGGCGGCGAGGAACTGTCGACGTCCTATCTTCAGCTTGCGCTTTATCTCGACCCGACTGCCGAATTCGCGGCAATCGCTCTCGGCAGCGTGTTCGAACGCATGGAACAGCCGGACCGTGCCATAGAGGCGCTGGTGATGGTTCCCGCCGACAGTGTTCTCAAGCGGGAAGCCGAGATCCAGGTCGGTCTGAACTACAACGAACTCGACAAGCTCGATGAAGCCAGAGCCCACCTGGAAGCGCTGATCGAAGACGACCCTTCCGACCTGGAAGCCGTCATCGCGCTCGGCAACATTCTTCGGTCACACGAGATCTACGATGATGCCAACAAGGTCTACACCCAGGGCATCGACACCCTCGACGCGTTCGAGGAGAAGCATTGGCCGCTGTTGTATTTCCGTGGCATTGCGCGTGAACGCCTTGGCGAGTGGGAACAGGCCGAAGCCGATTTCCGCAAGGCCCTCGAGCTCAATGAAAACCAGCCGCTGGTCCTGAACTATCTCGGCTATTCACTGGTCGACCAGGGCCTCAAACTCGACGAAGCGCTCGAGATGATCAAGACGGCGGTCGAACTGCGGCCTACGGACGGATACATCGTCGACAGTCTCGGCTGGGTCTTTTTCCGCCTCGGACGGTATGAGGAAGCGGTCAAGGAACTGGAACGCGCCATCGAACTGCGTCCCGCGGATCCGGTCATCAACGACCATCTGGGCGATGCCTACTGGATGGTTGGACGCCGCAACGAAGCACGGTTCCAGTGGAACCATGCCCGCGATCTCGGGCCGGAGGAAAAGGAACTTCCTAAGATCCTGAAAAAGATCGCCGACGGCCTGCAGGACGTGCCGGGAACAGACGCGGCCAAGGCCGAGACCGGCAAGAACGGCGGCTGA
- a CDS encoding 4-(cytidine 5'-diphospho)-2-C-methyl-D-erythritol kinase, whose amino-acid sequence MVLASMSGPRVELARAKVNLALHVTGRRPDGYHLIDSLVAFPQIGDRVALEPAPGLDVKLEGPFARDLAGPTDDNLVLKALRRFCEKAGIALPDVQLTLTKRLPVASGIGGGSSDAATTLRLMEDFTGIYLPEDDMHALALSLGADVPVCLFPEPQRMCGIGDELSTAPALPACGIVLVNPKVGVSTPEVFAALDKRDNAALPLLPERFETLAQLAAYLEGCRNDLQAPAAGLCPQIGSVLTALEADGRIELARMSGSGATCFGLCERSNAMDIERSLRADHPDWWIASGPLT is encoded by the coding sequence ATGGTGCTTGCCTCAATGTCCGGGCCCCGGGTGGAACTCGCCCGGGCGAAAGTCAATCTTGCCCTGCACGTCACCGGCAGGCGGCCTGACGGTTACCACCTGATCGACTCTCTCGTCGCCTTTCCTCAAATTGGCGACCGCGTCGCCCTTGAACCGGCCCCTGGCCTGGACGTCAAGCTGGAAGGTCCCTTTGCCCGGGACCTGGCCGGCCCCACCGACGACAATCTCGTCCTGAAGGCCCTGAGACGCTTCTGCGAAAAGGCAGGCATTGCCCTGCCCGACGTTCAGCTGACCCTGACCAAACGACTGCCGGTCGCCTCCGGTATCGGGGGCGGCTCCAGCGACGCGGCCACAACCTTGCGCCTTATGGAGGACTTCACGGGCATTTACCTGCCGGAAGACGACATGCACGCGCTCGCGCTCTCTCTCGGGGCCGATGTGCCCGTGTGCCTTTTTCCCGAACCGCAGCGCATGTGCGGGATCGGCGACGAGCTGTCCACCGCTCCCGCCCTGCCCGCTTGCGGCATCGTGCTGGTCAACCCCAAGGTCGGCGTCTCAACGCCGGAAGTCTTCGCTGCACTGGACAAGCGGGACAATGCCGCCCTGCCGCTCCTGCCGGAAAGATTCGAAACGCTTGCCCAATTGGCCGCTTATCTGGAAGGGTGCCGCAACGACCTTCAGGCACCGGCGGCTGGCCTGTGCCCGCAGATCGGCTCGGTGCTTACCGCCCTGGAAGCGGACGGCAGAATCGAGCTCGCCCGGATGTCCGGCTCCGGCGCGACCTGTTTCGGACTGTGCGAACGTTCCAATGCCATGGATATCGAGCGGAGCCTGCGAGCCGATCATCCGGACTGGTGGATTGCGTCCGGTCCGCTGACCTGA
- the radC gene encoding RadC family protein, with the protein MSERTSEEAAPAAPDHKDHRLRLRQRFRKTGEQGLADYELLEFLLFSALPRRDTKPIAKAMLQRFGSFPAALAAPRERLKEIPGLSDISIDALQAVHAAVIRYHSAELDRKRVLNSWQSVTDYLQAAMGHSDVEQFRVLFMDKKNALIADEVQQTGTVDHTPVYPREVIRRALEHAATAIILVHNHPSGDPTPSRADIRMTRQIIDIAEPLGITVHDHIVVGLRKNISFRSLNLI; encoded by the coding sequence ATGAGCGAAAGGACTTCCGAAGAGGCCGCCCCGGCGGCTCCGGACCACAAGGACCACCGCCTCAGACTGAGGCAACGGTTCCGTAAAACGGGCGAGCAGGGTCTCGCCGATTACGAGCTTCTGGAATTCCTTTTATTCTCCGCCCTGCCCCGCCGGGACACCAAGCCGATCGCCAAGGCGATGCTGCAGCGTTTCGGCTCCTTTCCGGCCGCCCTCGCCGCTCCGAGGGAACGGCTGAAGGAAATCCCCGGCCTTTCCGACATCAGCATCGATGCGCTCCAGGCCGTGCATGCCGCCGTCATCCGGTATCACTCCGCCGAACTTGACCGCAAAAGGGTCCTCAACAGCTGGCAATCGGTGACCGATTACCTTCAGGCCGCCATGGGCCACAGCGATGTCGAGCAGTTTCGCGTGCTTTTCATGGACAAGAAAAACGCCCTGATCGCCGATGAGGTCCAGCAGACCGGGACCGTCGACCACACGCCGGTCTATCCGCGCGAAGTGATCCGGCGGGCCCTCGAACATGCCGCGACGGCGATCATCCTGGTTCACAATCATCCGTCGGGTGACCCGACGCCGTCCCGTGCCGATATCCGGATGACCCGGCAGATCATCGACATTGCCGAACCGCTCGGCATCACCGTTCACGACCATATTGTCGTCGGCCTGCGTAAAAATATCAGTTTTAGAAGTCTCAACCTGATCTGA
- the ppdK gene encoding pyruvate, phosphate dikinase, which produces MTKWVYSFGNGAAEGAADMRNLLGGKGANLAEMSSLGLPVPPGFTITTEVCTWYYDNDKSYPDALAAQVAEALEKVGAATNRKFGDAERPLLVSVRSGARVSMPGMMDTVLNLGLNDQTVEAIAREAGDRRFAYDSYRRFIQMYSDVVLGLDHHEFEEILEEHKERNELSLDTDIDADAWQGIIEKFKALVEEELERPFPQDPQEQLWGAIGAVFSSWMVPRAVTYRRLHDLPASWGTAVNVQAMVFGNMGESSATGVAFTRNPSTGEKALYGEFLVNAQGEDVVAGIRTPQDITEKARVEAGSTSPSLEALMPEAFAEFQSYCDRLEAHYKDMQDLEFTIEKGKLWMLQTRAGKRTAKAALKIAVDMVAEGVLSEEEAIFRVEPGALDQLLHPTIDPKAERDIVTTGLPASPGAASGAIVFSSDEAEKAKADGRKVILVRVETSPEDIHGMHAAEGILTSRGGMTSHAAVVARGMGKPCVAGAGMLRIDYRNGVINAAGRQLKEGDTITIDGATGQVLVGEVEMLQPTLSGDFGTLMGWADRGRRMRVRTNAETPQDAKVAREFGAEGIGLCRTEHMFFEGERIVAVREMILAETEKGRRAALAKLLPMQRQDFTDLFEIMHGLPVTIRLLDPPLHEFLPKSEEELAEVAKAMGADPELLRDRALALEEFNPMLGHRGCRLLVSYPEIAEMQARAIFEAAVEAAKVTGAPVVPEIMVPLVGLKGELDLVRERIEAMAKAVMAESGTELTYQIGTMVELPRAALKAAEIAQSAEFFSFGTNDLTQTTFGISRDDAASFLGTYQSRGILEQDPFVSLDQEGVGELIRIGVDRGRSTRPDIKLGICGEHGGDPASIGFCEGVGLDYVSCSPFRVPIARLAAAQSALKKKSGA; this is translated from the coding sequence ATGACCAAGTGGGTCTACAGTTTCGGCAATGGTGCCGCCGAAGGCGCAGCGGACATGCGCAATCTGCTGGGCGGAAAAGGTGCGAACCTTGCTGAAATGAGCAGTCTCGGACTGCCGGTCCCGCCCGGTTTCACGATCACCACCGAGGTCTGTACCTGGTATTACGACAATGACAAATCCTATCCGGACGCCCTGGCTGCCCAGGTTGCCGAGGCGCTGGAGAAGGTCGGCGCTGCGACCAACCGGAAATTCGGCGACGCCGAGCGGCCGTTGCTGGTGTCGGTCCGCTCCGGTGCCCGCGTTTCCATGCCCGGCATGATGGATACCGTTCTCAATCTGGGCCTGAACGACCAGACGGTCGAGGCCATCGCGCGCGAAGCGGGCGACCGCCGGTTCGCCTATGACAGCTACCGCCGCTTCATCCAGATGTATTCCGATGTCGTGCTCGGGCTCGATCATCACGAGTTCGAGGAGATCCTGGAAGAGCACAAGGAGCGCAATGAACTGTCGCTCGACACGGATATCGACGCTGACGCCTGGCAGGGCATCATCGAGAAGTTCAAGGCGCTGGTGGAAGAGGAGCTGGAACGCCCGTTCCCGCAGGATCCGCAGGAACAGTTGTGGGGCGCCATCGGCGCCGTCTTCAGTTCCTGGATGGTGCCGCGTGCGGTGACCTATCGCCGTCTGCACGATCTGCCGGCGTCCTGGGGCACGGCCGTCAACGTTCAGGCCATGGTCTTCGGCAACATGGGCGAAAGCTCGGCGACAGGCGTCGCTTTCACGCGTAATCCGTCCACCGGCGAAAAGGCCCTTTACGGCGAGTTCCTGGTCAATGCCCAGGGCGAGGACGTCGTCGCCGGTATCCGCACGCCGCAGGACATCACGGAAAAGGCGCGTGTCGAAGCCGGGTCGACCAGCCCGTCCCTGGAAGCGCTGATGCCGGAGGCCTTTGCGGAATTCCAGTCCTATTGCGACCGTCTGGAGGCGCATTACAAGGACATGCAGGACCTGGAATTCACCATCGAGAAGGGCAAGCTGTGGATGCTGCAGACCCGGGCGGGCAAACGCACCGCCAAGGCAGCCCTCAAGATTGCCGTGGACATGGTCGCCGAAGGCGTGCTCAGCGAGGAGGAGGCGATCTTCCGGGTCGAGCCGGGGGCTCTGGATCAGCTTCTGCATCCGACGATAGATCCCAAGGCCGAGAGGGACATCGTCACCACCGGCCTGCCGGCTTCGCCCGGCGCCGCCTCGGGCGCGATCGTGTTTTCCTCCGACGAGGCCGAGAAGGCCAAGGCGGACGGCCGTAAGGTCATCCTGGTGCGGGTGGAAACCAGCCCGGAAGACATTCACGGCATGCATGCGGCCGAAGGCATCCTGACCAGCCGTGGCGGCATGACCAGCCACGCGGCCGTCGTCGCCCGCGGTATGGGCAAACCGTGTGTCGCGGGCGCCGGCATGCTGCGCATCGACTACCGCAACGGGGTGATCAACGCTGCCGGCCGACAGCTGAAGGAAGGCGACACGATCACCATCGACGGCGCGACCGGCCAGGTCCTCGTGGGCGAGGTCGAGATGCTTCAGCCGACGCTGTCGGGTGATTTCGGCACGCTCATGGGCTGGGCCGACCGTGGCCGCCGCATGCGTGTGCGCACCAATGCGGAAACGCCGCAGGATGCCAAGGTCGCCCGGGAATTCGGCGCCGAGGGAATCGGGCTGTGCCGCACGGAGCACATGTTCTTCGAAGGCGAGCGGATTGTCGCCGTGCGCGAGATGATTCTCGCGGAAACCGAGAAGGGCCGCCGGGCGGCGCTCGCCAAGCTGCTGCCGATGCAGCGGCAGGATTTCACCGACCTGTTCGAGATCATGCACGGTCTGCCGGTGACCATCCGTCTGCTCGATCCGCCGCTGCACGAGTTCCTGCCGAAATCCGAGGAAGAACTCGCCGAGGTGGCCAAGGCCATGGGCGCGGATCCGGAGCTTCTGCGCGACCGGGCGCTGGCCCTGGAGGAATTCAACCCGATGCTCGGCCATCGCGGCTGCCGCCTGCTGGTGTCCTATCCCGAAATCGCCGAAATGCAGGCCCGGGCGATCTTCGAGGCCGCCGTCGAGGCGGCCAAGGTGACCGGTGCGCCGGTCGTCCCGGAAATCATGGTGCCGCTGGTCGGGCTCAAGGGAGAGCTGGACCTGGTGCGCGAACGCATCGAGGCCATGGCCAAGGCCGTGATGGCGGAAAGCGGAACGGAGCTGACCTACCAGATCGGCACCATGGTGGAACTTCCGCGCGCGGCCCTGAAAGCCGCCGAAATCGCCCAATCCGCCGAGTTCTTCTCCTTCGGCACCAACGACCTGACCCAGACGACCTTTGGCATCTCGCGCGATGACGCGGCTTCCTTCCTCGGCACCTACCAGAGCCGGGGTATCCTGGAGCAGGATCCGTTCGTCTCGCTGGACCAGGAAGGCGTCGGCGAGCTGATCCGGATCGGTGTGGACCGTGGCCGCTCGACCCGTCCGGACATCAAGCTCGGCATCTGCGGCGAGCATGGCGGCGACCCGGCTTCGATCGGCTTCTGCGAAGGGGTCGGGCTCGACTATGTCTCCTGTTCGCCGTTCCGCGTGCCGATCGCCCGGCTGGCGGCGGCACAGTCGGCCCTGAAGAAAAAGTCCGGCGCCTGA
- the map gene encoding type I methionyl aminopeptidase — MVSYIDAAEAPLKNTGQVRLYGPEDFECMMRAGQLTAACLDELAAIVKPGTTTQEIDDFVYQYGRDHNALPATLNYRGYTKSCCTSINHVVCHGIPNDKALREGDIVNIDVTFILDGWHGDSSRMYPVGQLKRAAERLIDVTYESLMRGIEAAKPGNTTGDIGHAIQTYVEAQRCSVVRDFCGHGLGLLFHDTPNILHYGRPGEGVELKPGMIFTIEPMVNLGRPHVKVLSDGWTAVTRDRSLSAQFEHSIGITPDACQIFTTSPGGIHKPGRPDD, encoded by the coding sequence ATGGTCAGCTATATCGACGCAGCCGAAGCCCCCCTGAAGAACACCGGCCAGGTGCGCCTTTACGGTCCCGAGGATTTCGAGTGCATGATGCGTGCAGGGCAGCTGACGGCGGCCTGCCTTGATGAACTGGCCGCGATCGTCAAGCCGGGCACGACCACCCAGGAGATCGACGATTTCGTCTATCAGTACGGCCGCGACCACAACGCCCTGCCGGCGACCTTGAACTATCGCGGCTACACCAAGTCCTGCTGCACCTCGATCAACCACGTGGTCTGCCACGGCATTCCCAACGACAAGGCCCTGCGCGAGGGCGACATCGTCAACATCGACGTGACCTTCATTCTCGACGGCTGGCACGGCGATTCCAGCCGCATGTACCCGGTCGGCCAGCTGAAACGCGCCGCCGAGCGCCTGATCGATGTCACCTACGAGTCGCTGATGCGCGGCATCGAGGCGGCGAAACCCGGCAACACCACAGGCGATATCGGCCATGCGATCCAGACCTATGTGGAAGCGCAGCGCTGTTCGGTGGTCCGCGATTTCTGCGGCCATGGTCTCGGGCTTCTGTTTCACGACACGCCCAACATCCTGCATTACGGCCGTCCGGGCGAAGGCGTCGAGCTGAAGCCTGGCATGATCTTCACCATCGAACCGATGGTCAATCTCGGCCGTCCGCACGTCAAGGTCCTGAGCGACGGCTGGACCGCAGTGACGCGCGACCGCTCCCTGTCGGCCCAATTCGAGCATTCCATCGGCATCACGCCGGACGCCTGCCAGATTTTCACCACTTCGCCGGGAGGCATTCACAAGCCCGGACGGCCTGACGACTAG
- the meaB gene encoding methylmalonyl Co-A mutase-associated GTPase MeaB gives MSGEFPQLKDLRAGGKRQLARVLTRLETHADEAETAAFLDAVAAQPLAQVLGLTGPPGVGKSSLTDALIRSFRADGLRVGVLAIDPSSALTGGALLGDRTRLKTDPADDGVFVRSMAARDRLGGLSDEAVAAIAVLRAVCDRLIVETVGIGQSEGDLKHAVDTVVLCIQPGSGDSLQFMKAGIMELPDVVAVTKADMGALARRAASDVAGALSLARAGGDGWKVPVCEVSSQTAAGVPELVDHLNLHKAHLTACGRLEERRNAQHVAWFRDMVRGEFGQAGLRLVQQDPDRPWLSRARTAPFASFASFAVETRTLMGLQT, from the coding sequence TTGAGCGGAGAATTTCCGCAACTGAAGGATTTGCGCGCAGGCGGCAAGCGTCAGCTTGCGCGTGTCCTGACCCGTCTGGAAACCCACGCGGACGAGGCGGAGACAGCCGCCTTTCTGGACGCGGTGGCCGCACAGCCGCTTGCACAGGTCCTTGGCCTGACCGGGCCCCCGGGCGTGGGCAAGTCCAGCTTGACGGATGCCCTGATCAGGTCCTTCAGGGCGGACGGACTGCGGGTCGGCGTTCTGGCGATCGATCCGTCGTCGGCCTTGACGGGCGGTGCGCTGCTCGGCGACCGGACCCGGCTGAAGACCGATCCTGCCGATGACGGGGTTTTCGTGCGCTCCATGGCCGCGCGTGACCGTCTCGGTGGCTTGTCGGACGAGGCCGTCGCGGCGATCGCGGTGCTTCGGGCCGTCTGCGACCGTCTGATTGTCGAGACGGTCGGGATCGGCCAGTCGGAGGGCGACCTGAAACACGCGGTCGACACGGTGGTGCTATGTATCCAGCCCGGGTCCGGAGACAGCCTTCAATTCATGAAAGCCGGGATCATGGAACTGCCCGATGTCGTCGCGGTGACCAAGGCCGACATGGGCGCGCTGGCGCGCCGGGCGGCCTCGGATGTTGCCGGGGCACTGTCGCTGGCCCGCGCCGGTGGCGATGGCTGGAAAGTGCCGGTGTGTGAAGTCTCGTCCCAGACCGCTGCCGGTGTTCCGGAGCTGGTGGACCACCTGAACCTTCACAAGGCACACCTGACTGCATGCGGCCGGTTGGAAGAGCGCCGGAATGCCCAGCATGTGGCCTGGTTCAGGGACATGGTGCGGGGAGAGTTCGGGCAGGCGGGTCTGCGGCTCGTCCAGCAGGATCCGGACCGACCCTGGCTGAGTCGCGCGCGGACCGCGCCGTTTGCGAGCTTTGCGTCATTTGCCGTTGAGACCAGGACCCTGATGGGGCTTCAGACCTAG